In Fusobacterium periodonticum ATCC 33693, a single genomic region encodes these proteins:
- a CDS encoding Rrf2 family transcriptional regulator — MQISSRFTIALHIFTCVETFKNDYKITSDFLARSINTNPVIIRKILTQLKNAGLITVARGTGGISPTRPLKEISFYDVYQAIEPVENGDLFNFHSNPNPQCPVGKNIHALLDDKLKTIQLAMENEMKKYTLDDLRIGMQELLKK; from the coding sequence ATGCAAATTTCAAGTAGATTTACTATAGCCTTACATATTTTTACTTGTGTTGAGACATTCAAGAACGATTATAAAATTACAAGTGACTTTCTTGCAAGGAGTATAAATACTAATCCCGTTATCATTCGGAAAATTCTTACACAACTAAAAAATGCAGGATTGATCACAGTAGCAAGAGGTACAGGAGGCATATCTCCTACAAGACCTTTAAAAGAAATAAGTTTTTATGATGTTTATCAAGCAATAGAACCTGTAGAAAATGGAGATTTATTTAATTTTCATAGTAATCCTAATCCTCAGTGTCCTGTTGGAAAAAATATACATGCATTACTTGATGATAAGTTAAAAACTATTCAACTTGCAATGGAAAATGAAATGAAAAAATATACCCTAGATGATCTAAGAATTGGAATGCAAGAACTTTTGAAAAAATAA
- a CDS encoding 4Fe-4S binding protein, with translation METRDYLSYIVNEIHTTIVATVDKDGLPVTAAIDMMDSDDNSLYFLTAKGKSFYDRLKDKNFLAFTAMKGEDTMSRVAVSIRGKVRELGNEKIPKLFEKNKYMYEIYPTTESRQALTVFQIYEGSGEWFDLSKKPIERANFAFGNTIQEISGYFITDKCIGCNKCVEVCPQNCIITDSVPYVIEQNHCLHCGNCFTVCPVGAVERR, from the coding sequence ATGGAAACGAGAGATTATTTAAGTTATATAGTAAATGAAATTCATACAACTATAGTTGCTACTGTAGATAAAGATGGACTTCCTGTTACAGCAGCTATAGATATGATGGATTCAGATGATAATAGTCTGTATTTTTTAACAGCAAAAGGGAAAAGTTTTTATGATAGATTAAAAGACAAAAATTTTCTTGCATTTACAGCTATGAAAGGTGAGGATACAATGTCTAGAGTGGCAGTATCTATCAGGGGAAAAGTTAGAGAACTTGGAAATGAAAAAATTCCTAAATTATTTGAAAAAAATAAGTATATGTATGAGATATATCCAACCACTGAATCAAGACAGGCTTTAACAGTATTTCAAATCTATGAAGGAAGTGGAGAATGGTTTGATTTATCTAAGAAACCTATAGAAAGAGCAAACTTTGCTTTTGGAAATACCATTCAAGAAATAAGTGGATATTTTATTACAGATAAGTGCATTGGCTGTAATAAGTGTGTTGAGGTTTGCCCTCAAAACTGTATCATCACTGACAGTGTCCCTTATGTAATTGAACAAAATCATTGCCTGCACTGTGGAAATTGTTTTACAGTCTGTCCTGTTGGAGCAGTAGAAAGAAGGTAA